In Leishmania panamensis strain MHOM/PA/94/PSC-1 chromosome 18 sequence, the following proteins share a genomic window:
- a CDS encoding hypothetical protein (TriTrypDB/GeneDB-style sysID: LpmP.18.0310): MLRPTCVLSAAEFKQKSRWSSVWPNMRYGAMYLNYSVGRQLPMRGVNWVTRDSNRLANFAARYGSVIRDVDVKRNEEELNIQMSDLRWNDHRRIYWKCSFCGSSYRKNVSVRTKFHAGCNLCKGRYASEVLREQTPVVALKEAQPELFKGLAENEKNENIGLLSVTSKFRAEWKCQSCGQPYRATIRSRTGLTEPGQAPLHPQITKWSAHCPSCAWRVNMTVLGRKAQKEGQYLGLDASLTEAASAAAGKRIPRRKRLVT, from the coding sequence ATGCTGCGTCCAACATGCGTACTGTCGGCGGCGGAGTTCAAGCAGAAGTCGCGCTGGTCCAGCGTGTGGCCGAACATGCGCTATGGTGCCATGTATCTCAACTACAGCGTTGGCCGTCAGCTGCCGATGAGAGGTGTGAACTGGGTGACGCGAGATTCGAACCGGCTCGCTAACTTTGCCGCACGCTACGGCAGCGTCATCCGAGATGTTGATGTGAAgcgcaacgaggaggagctgaacaTTCAGATGAGCGACTTGCGGTGGaacgaccaccgccgcatctACTGGAAATGTAGCTTTTGTGGCTCGTCGTACCGCAAGAATGTCTCGGTGCGCACAAAGTTCCATGCTGGGTGCAACCTCTGCAAGGGCCGCTACGCCTCCGAGGTTCTGAGAGAGCAGACCCCTGTGGTTGCGCtgaaagaggcgcagccgGAGCTGTTCAAGGGCCTGGCGGAGAATGAAAAGAACGAAAACATAGGCTTGCTGAGCGTGACAAGCAAGTTCCGCGCTGAGTGGAAGTGCCAGTCGTGTGGGCAGCCGTACCGCGCGACAATCCGTAGTCGCACTGGGCTTACGGAGCCCGGGCAGGCACCCCTGCACCCGCAAATTACCAAGTGGTCTGCGCACTGCCCCTCGTGCGCGTGGCGGGTGAACATGACTGTCCTAGGCCGGAAAGCACAAAAGGAGGGTCAGTACCTGGGTCTTGATGCCTCAttgacggaggcggcgagtGCGGCAGCTGGTAAACGGATCCCGCGTCGCAAGAGGCTTGTGACGTGA
- a CDS encoding hypothetical protein (TriTrypDB/GeneDB-style sysID: LpmP.18.0320): MHVSRVAFIGLRRVTCLVAGHRLSFSDPAAVALSAASLRTQGRYASSKNPYAVLAIKEGADKAEIKKAYRILARKHHPDAPGGSDEKFREVQEAYEQIKSGVWIRKDQESSGGDGGGGNANRYSGFRYTTRTHHRSKVSYDQFYEEMHTGRVKKDPFADDDDEAENPAAKDPRRNPFAMNEIAFQAWLRFIIMWCVVFCSLRLVLFLLFPPKWEKPPRKPPPRELRGRKPPPPKPLGRTEDVIVA, from the coding sequence ATGCACGTGAGTAGAGTGGCATTCATCGGGCTTCGCCGCGTCACTTGCTTGGTGGCCGGCCACCGCCTTTCATTCAGCGACCCGGCTGCCGTcgccctctctgccgcctcgctccGAACGCAGGGCCGCTATGCAAGCAGCAAGAACCCGTACGCGGTGCTCGCCATTAAGGAAGGCGCTGATAAGGCCGAAATAAAAAAGGCGTACCGTATCCTAGCCCGTAAGCACCACCCTGATGCCCCTGGCGGTAGCGACGAAAAATTCCgcgaggtgcaggaggcgtACGAGCAAATCAAGAGTGGCGTGTGGATTCGAAAGGACcaggagagcagcggcggcgacggcggtggcggcaacgcGAACCGCTACAGCGGCTTCCGCTATACGACCCGCACGCACCACAGGAGCAAGGTCAGCTACGACCAGTTTTACGAGGAGATGCACACAGGGCGTGTCAAGAAGGACCCGTTtgctgacgacgacgacgaggcagAGAATCCGGCGGCGAAGGACCCGCGCCGCAACCCTTTCGCGATGAACGAGATCGCCTTCCAGGCGTGGCTGCGCTTTATCATTATGTGGTGTGTCGTCTTCTGTAGCCTTCGCCTTGTGCTGTTTTTGCTGTTCCCCCCCAAATGGGAGAAGCCGCCACgcaagccgccgccgcgcgagTTACGTGGCCGcaagccgccaccgccaaagCCGCTAGGACGCACCGAGGATGTTATTGTGGCGTAG
- a CDS encoding hypothetical protein (TriTrypDB/GeneDB-style sysID: LpmP.18.0330), translated as MSARDHGTVAPAYGEIVESDKVHGEIRELGTQVKSMIAQHLPRHGTSKEQVMWGVRQFGPSKESRRVLNKENDAARLAWETGVYCVWRCCEKPRLSGANQDFCCRIGYQHVCFCSHPLAAHTTPGRAANSSAAAQANCSSDKERVGQDSVSGNALVCASSTALVTDVQLTRWKGPCEVAGCPCAWYRYVPNTPLEIGEEWLTRRANWKASEWSAKCRCGHGHKAHDPKTMRCRSCGGCSGFTSAFLCVVCDLPWEAHETVWESEGVRLGDGHPVCEGYAPLADIDWDIRALALTDVSMGGRIEPPATHLALQQRFNNTRDVTTTIARRSIASARPSSTTAMKDREGGPSAGVLPAITASVADPILDVEYCRLCATVYKRPESKFCAQCGQPRPQRLTTLR; from the coding sequence ATGTCTGCGCGTGACCATGGCACCGTTGCACCGGCGTATGGCGAAATTGTTGAGTCGGATAAGGTCCATGGGGAGATCAGGGAGCTCGGCACTCAGGTGAAGTCTATGATCGCACAGCACCTTCCTCGCCACGGCACGTCGAAGGAGCAGGTCATGTGGGGTGTGCGACAGTTTGGCCCATCGAAGGAGTCGCGGCGCGTGCTGAACAAGGAGAACGACGCTGCGCGCCTGGCGTGGGAGACGGGCGTGTACTGCgtctggcgctgctgtgaaAAGCCGCGGCTGAGTGGGGCGAACCAAGACTTTTGCTGCCGTATCGGCTACCAGCACGTGTGCTTCTGCAGCCACCCGCTGGCAGCGCATACCACTCCAGGCCGCGCCGCAAACtcttctgccgccgcgcaagCGAATTGTAGTAGTGACAAGGAGAGAGTTGGGCAGGACAGTGTCAGCGGCAACGCGCTTGTGTGCGCATCCTCTACGGCACTTGTGACGGATGTGCAGCTGACTCGGTGGAAGGGGCCTTGTGAGGTGGCCGGCTGTCCGTGTGCTTGGTATCGGTACGTGCCCAACACGCCACTCGAAATCGGGGAGGAGTGGCTCACGCGGCGAGCGAACTGGAAGGCGTCGGAGTGGAGCGCCaagtgccgctgcggccatGGCCACAAGGCGCACGATCCCAAGACGATgcggtgcaggagctgcggtggctgctcCGGCTTCACGTCCGCCTTTCTCTGCGTCGTCTGTGATCTACCGTGGGAGGCGCACGAGACGGTGTgggagagtgagggagtGCGTCTAGGGGACGGCCATCCGGTGTGTGAAGGGTACGCGCCGCTAGCCGACATTGACTGGGATATCCGTGCGTTGGCACTCACCGATGTGTCTATGGGTGGCCGCATCGAACCGCCCGCTACGCACCTTGCACTCCAGCAGCGTTTTAATAACACAAGGGATGTCACGACTACCATCGCGCGTCGAAGTATTGCAAGCGCACGGCCCTCGTCGACTACTGCTATGAAGGATCGAGAGGGAGGGCCCTCTGCAGGCGTGCTACCggccatcaccgcctctgTCGCTGACCCGATCCTTGATGTGGAGtactgccgcctctgcgccaCGGTCTACAAGCGGCCAGAGTCGAAGTTCTGTGCTCAGTGCGGCCAGCCACGCCCACAGCGGCTGACCACACTCCGGTAG
- a CDS encoding ATP12-like chaperone protein, putative (TriTrypDB/GeneDB-style sysID: LpmP.18.0340), whose translation MSRMSSKQLEEVMHRFEEQENASSRVLSEDSLYQMDVSLKPRSSGAVRVFWKDVDVVELKDHYPGWFAVAVDGRKVKAMKSSQVLAVPSEAMACCCAQEYAEQTGYINQLLMPMSDICSGALHIAPQMLAPRIDYLLSFFQSDNLYFRAAPIAAKQDVMIAPIISWFERVYEMDVPRVVGIGDPHITPHASAKMRDALIAMNMNPYQVLAMCVTAQFTSSLLLPLALFSGVVDLPTALAINRAEEHHNISEAGLVEGYHDIREADVVTKICACTMTWRLMKDVPLAKCFEMPRAAAAMEEAEAV comes from the coding sequence ATGTCGCGCATGAGCtcgaagcagctggaggaagTGATGCACAGGTtcgaggagcaggagaacgCGAGCAGTCGTGTGCTTAGTGAGGACTCGCTTTATCAGATGGATGTTTCCCTGAAACCGCGCAGCTCTGGCGCTGTTCGGGTCTTCTGGAAAGACGTCGACGTGGTGGAGCTTAAAGACCACTACCCTGGATGGTTCGCCGTGGCGGTGGACGGGCGCAAGGTGAAGGCTATGAAGTCTTCGCAAGTGCTGGCAGTGCCAAGTGAGGCcatggcgtgctgctgtgcgcagGAATACGCTGAGCAGACCGGTTACATCAACCAGCTTCTGATGCCAATGTCGGACATCTGTAGCGGTGCCCTTCACATTGCGCCGCAGATGCTGGCCCCACGCATCGActacctcctctccttttttcaAAGCGATAACTTATACTTCCGTGCCGCCCCGATCGCGGCAAAGCAGGATGTCATGATTGCCCCCATCATTTCCTGGTTCGAGCGCGTGTACGAGATGGACGTGCCTCGTGTGGTGGGCATTGGCGACCCACACATCACGCCGCACGCGTCGGCCAAGATGCGCGACGCTCTCATCGCTATGAACATGAACCCATATCAGGTGCTCGCCATGTGCGTCACAGCACAGTTCACAAGCAgtctgctgttgccgctggcgctgttcAGCGGCGTGGTGGATCTCCCGACAGCGCTGGCGATCAATCGGGCTGAGGAGCACCACAACATTTCGGAGGCGGGGTTGGTGGAGGGTTACCACGACATTCGCGAGGCGGATGTCGTGACGAAGATCTGCGCGTGCACAATGACGTGGAGGCTGATGAAGGATGTGCCACTGGCCAAGTGCTTCGAGATGCCGCGGGCTGCCGCAGCtatggaggaggcggaggcagtTTAG
- the GPI8 gene encoding GPI-anchor transamidase subunit 8 (GPI8), putative (TriTrypDB/GeneDB-style sysID: LpmP.18.0350) encodes MASTPRYNVTRLLAFVLLVLAASSCVSDKYAAALTAAAATASVPLNATSKSRGNNWAVILSSSRYLFNYRHTANALSMYHLLRQRGIDDDHILLFLSDSFACDPRNAYPAEVFLQSPEDWGEEERARMNLYGCSAQVDYAGSDVDVRRFLSVLQGRYDENTPPTRRLLSDDQSNIIIYIAGHGAKSYFKFQDSEFLSSSDISETLMMMYQQRRYGRIVFLADTCHAIALCESVEAPNVVCLAASDAESESYSYKYDRKLGLPMTSYWMYDMHWLLKGTSCSNPHTRRIGNDAVSVLHQSWYNLNYHPYRVEVSGDNSKPVHRDAVNDPAALREWIVADFMCGNVPAAVPVDVRYDLE; translated from the coding sequence ATGGCGTCGACACCTCGGTATAACGTGACGAGATTGCTTGCCTTCGTCCTCCTTGTCCTTGCCGCCTCGTCCTGTGTGTCAGACAAGTATGCTGCCGccctcaccgctgcggcggccaccgcgtCTGTGCCGCTGAACGCAACAAGCAAGAGCCGGGGCAACAACTGGGCTGtcattctctcctcctctcggtACCTCTTCAACTACCGTCACACTGCCAACGCCCTATCCATGTaccacctcctgcgccagcGTGGAATTGACGACGATCAcatccttctctttctcagtGACAGCTTTGCCTGCGATCCGCGAAACGCGTACCCAGCGGAAGTTTTTCTGCAGTCGCCCGAGGACtggggcgaggaagagcgcgcgcgcatgaACCTATACGGCTGCAGTGCACAGGTGGACTACGCGGGCAGCGACGTGGACGTGCGCCGCTTTCTGAGTGTATTGCAGGGTCGCTACGACGAGAATACCCCACCCACGCGGCGGCTCCTTTCAGACGATCAATCGAACATTATCATCTACATTGCGGGGCATGGCGCCAAGTCGTACTTCAAGTTTCAAGACAGCGAGTTTCTGAGCTCGTCGGACATCTCGGAGACGCTCATGATGATgtatcagcagcggcggtacGGCCGCATCGTTTTCCTAGCAGATACCTGCCATGCGATTGCGCTGTGCGAGAGCGTGGAAGCTCCAAACGTTGTCTGCCTCGCCGCCTCAGATGCCGAGTCAGAGAGCTACTCGTACAAGTACGATCGAAAACTTGGCCTGCCGATGACCTCCTACTGGATGTATGATATGCACTGGTTGCTGAAGGGCACAAGCTGCAGCAACCCGCACACTCGCCGCATCGGCAACGACGCGGTGTCGGTGTTGCATCAGTCCTGGTACAACCTCAATTATCACCCCTACCGAGTGGAGGTGAGTGGCGACAACTCAAAGCCAGTGCACCGCGACGCAGTGAACGACCCAGCGGCACTGAGAGAGTGGATTGTAGCGGACTTTATGTGCGGCAATGTGCCGGCAGCGGTCCCAGTGGACGTGCGATACGATCTCGAGTAG
- a CDS encoding tubulin tyrosine ligase protein, putative (TriTrypDB/GeneDB-style sysID: LpmP.18.0360): protein MRCRGWIETDSELDWDYYWADVSWIRENYDGLRLDDHQRLNHFRNHYELTRKDTMVRNIKKMVKALEKDGDAEEVAAAWDFFPATFSLPQDYGLFEQEFRRHPNTIWIMKPPAKAQGKGIFLFSKLSQISEWRREFKQRHGYLTSSGGGGGSGGPMGGGGGNGASSGGGGGSGNPYSGGTMGNPYGVSEAVEPYLAQRYIANPHLVGGKKYDLRIYVLVQSYQPLTVWLHRTGFARFCHHRYSLDDIDNTYIHVTNVAVQKTYPKYTAAASGCKFGIRNLRTILTATHGAARTNQLFGDIQQMIMRTLFAVQRIMLQDKHCSELYGYDVMIDDTLHPWLIETNASPSLTAETPADYHLKFNMLQDMLDVIDMEGRRSGEEERVGGFDLIWANGPAGVSTNNSQKTMISSYLGCANELEIPMSQLRLPPRLQNHNSSEHPLT, encoded by the coding sequence ATGCGCTGTCGTGGCTGGATCGAGACGGACAGCGAGTTGGACTGGGATTACTACTGGGCCGACGTCTCTTGGATCCGGGAGAATTACGACGGCCTGCGCCTCGACGATCATCAGCGCCTGAACCACTTCCGTAACCACTACGAGCTGACCCGCAAGGACACGATGGTGCGCAACATCAAAAAAATGGTgaaggcgctggagaaggacggggacgccgaggaggtggccgccgcgTGGGACTTCTTCCCtgccaccttctctctcccgcaGGACTACGGGTTGTTTGAGCAGGAGTTCCGCCGACACCCCAACACGATCTGGATCATGAAACCGCCAGCCAAGGCGCAGGGAAAGGgcatctttctcttctcgaaGCTCTCGCAGATTTCCGAGTGGCGCCGTGAGTTTAAGCAACGTCACGGGTACCtgacgagcagcggcggtggcggcggcagtggcgggcCCATgggcgggggtggcggtAACGGAGCATCTtcaggtggcggtggcggcagtggcaacccatacagcggcggcacgatGGGAAATCCGTATGGAGTctcggaggcggtggagccgTACCTCGCCCAGCGCTACATCGCGAACCCGCACCTCGTTGGCGGAAAAAAGTACGACCTGCGCATCTACGTCCTCGTACAGAGCTATCAGCCCCTGACGGTGTGGCTGCACCGGACCGGCTTCGCCCGcttctgccaccaccgctatTCCCTGGATGACATTGACAACACATACATTCATGTCACCAACGTGGCTGTGCAGAAGACGTACCCAAAGtacacggcggcggcgtcaggCTGCAAGTTTGGCATTCGAAACCTGCGCACCAtcctcaccgccacccacgGCGCGGCCCGCACGAATCAGCTGTTTGGGGACATTCAACAGATGATTATGCGCACTTTGTTTGCTGTGCAGAGGATCATGCTGCAGGATAAGCACTGCAGCGAGCTCTACGGATACGATGTCATGATCGACGACACGCTGCACCCGTGGCTCATCGAGACGaacgcgtcgccgtcgctgacAGCGGAGACGCCGGCTGACTACCACCTCAAGTTCAACATGCTGCAGGACATGCTCGATGTCATCGACATGGAGGGCCGGCGTAgtggcgaggaagagcgggTGGGTGGCTTCGACCTGATTTGGGCTAACGGCCCTGCTGGTGTGTCCACCAACAACAGCCAAAAGACGATGATCTCGTCTTACCTCGGGTGCGCAAATGAGCTTGAGATTCCCatgtcgcagctgcgcttgcCACCTCGCCTGCAGaaccacaacagcagcgagcacCCGCTCACGTGA